The following are encoded together in the Sinorhizobium terangae genome:
- a CDS encoding IclR family transcriptional regulator, producing the protein MADAVDTVNRRARGLDRAFEILDFLRLQRQPLRPNEIAQGIGAPRSSVYELVNLLIRQGVIEYRGEDGRVFLGRKLYFLGAAYAEQFDLMRECEHLLARIAEETRETAQMCQLEGNKYAVVLMNEGSRPFRISTNIGEPVAIPWTASGRLLVDHMSDEQILDFIPAEDFVLPTGKRLDPSDFIGQVREAKKDGYFTFNSIVDSFTHCFAVPVYDAEGICIATLCLVAPKEDGLRNRDAYLRVLIGAAAELSEKLGYSQDGPPVRIATRAATGY; encoded by the coding sequence ATGGCTGATGCGGTAGATACGGTCAACCGGAGGGCACGGGGTCTCGACCGGGCATTCGAAATCCTCGACTTTTTGCGCCTGCAACGCCAGCCCCTGCGCCCGAACGAAATCGCCCAGGGTATCGGCGCCCCGCGCTCTTCCGTCTACGAGCTCGTCAACCTGCTGATCCGGCAGGGCGTAATCGAGTATCGGGGCGAAGATGGCCGTGTCTTTCTCGGGCGCAAGCTCTATTTCCTCGGTGCGGCCTACGCCGAGCAATTCGATCTTATGCGCGAGTGCGAACATCTGTTGGCGAGGATCGCCGAGGAGACGCGGGAGACCGCGCAGATGTGCCAACTGGAAGGCAACAAATATGCCGTCGTTCTGATGAACGAGGGAAGCCGCCCCTTCCGCATCTCCACCAATATCGGCGAGCCGGTCGCCATTCCGTGGACCGCGTCTGGTCGTCTGCTGGTCGACCACATGAGCGACGAGCAGATACTGGATTTCATTCCGGCCGAAGATTTCGTGCTGCCGACGGGCAAGCGCCTCGATCCATCCGATTTCATCGGCCAGGTCCGGGAAGCCAAGAAGGACGGCTATTTCACCTTCAACAGCATCGTCGACAGCTTTACCCATTGCTTTGCCGTGCCGGTGTACGACGCTGAAGGAATTTGCATCGCGACGCTCTGCCTCGTCGCTCCCAAGGAAGACGGCTTGCGCAATCGTGATGCTTATCTTCGCGTATTGATCGGTGCGGCGGCGGAACTTTCCGAGAAGCTTGGCTATAGCCAGG
- a CDS encoding RidA family protein: protein MTIKRYGTGETGAGKQALPFARAVEADGWLYVSGQVAMEAGEIIDGGIIAESRKAIENMIAILHEAGYGVEDVVRVGVWLDDPRDFWSFNGIYAQYFGENPPARACVQSRMMVDCKVEVDCVAYKAK, encoded by the coding sequence GTGACGATTAAGCGTTATGGAACGGGCGAAACCGGTGCGGGAAAGCAGGCTTTGCCATTTGCACGCGCCGTCGAGGCAGACGGTTGGCTATACGTCTCGGGACAGGTCGCCATGGAGGCCGGCGAGATCATCGACGGCGGCATCATTGCCGAAAGCCGCAAGGCGATCGAAAACATGATCGCGATCCTGCATGAGGCGGGCTACGGCGTTGAAGACGTCGTGCGTGTCGGCGTCTGGCTCGATGACCCGCGCGACTTCTGGAGCTTTAATGGGATCTACGCGCAATACTTCGGTGAGAACCCGCCGGCACGCGCCTGCGTACAGTCACGCATGATGGTCGACTGTAAGGTCGAAGTTGACTGCGTCGCCTACAAGGCTAAATGA